The genomic DNA GCGTCCACCTGCATCACGCCATCAACGAGGTCTATCTGTTCCGGCAGACCTCCCAGGCGGCGCGCTTGAGGATCATGATCGACGAGCGCGAGCGCATGCCCGAGCTGATCGCCGACGGGATCATCGTGGCGACGCCGGCCGGTTCGACCGCCTATAATTTGTCGGCGCAGGGACCGATCCTGCCGATCAACGCCGCCCTGCTGGCGCTGACCCCGATCAGCGCCTTCCGGCCGCGGCGCTGGCGCGGCGCGCTGCTGCCCAACACCGCCTATGTCGTGATCGAGGTGCTGGAGGACGACAAGCGTCCGGTGGCGGCCGTCGCCGACCATGAGGAGGTACGCAGGGTCCGGCGCGTCGAGGTCCTCTCCGACAAGAGCATCTCGATGCGCATGCTGTTCGACCCCGGCCACAGCCTGGAAGAGCGCATCCTGCGCGAGCAGTTCGGGTACTAGAACCACCCTCCGCCCGCCGATGCGGCTTCGGTCGCAACCCTTCGTTAACCCTCGCCACGATATGGTTAACGAAGGTTGACCCTTTGGCCCGGGCGTCATGTTTCGTATCGACTTCAACAAGCTGCGCTTCCTCGTCTGCGACGACAATCCGCACATGCGCCGCATCCTGCGGACGCTGTTGCATTCCTTCGGCGCACGCGAAGTCTATGAAGCCGAGGACGGCGCCACCGCGCTCGAGATGTACAGCCATTACGTGCCCGACATCGTCATCACCGATTGGGCGATGCCGATCTTCGACGGACTCGAGCTTGCGCAGATGATCCGGCAGCCGGAATCCAAGGGCAACCCCTACGCGCCGATCATCATGCTGACCGGCCATTCCGAGAAGCGCCGCGTCACCGTCGCGCGCGATGCCGGT from Bradyrhizobium sp. CCBAU 53351 includes the following:
- a CDS encoding NAD kinase; the encoded protein is MTKSPRYDRIAFVASPSSEAQAAYVQLTRDYGNCDPKDADIVVALGGDGLMLQTLHQNMHTGKPIYGMHRGTVGFLMNEYSTHDLRARLEAAHETEINPLLMRATDGNDRVHLHHAINEVYLFRQTSQAARLRIMIDERERMPELIADGIIVATPAGSTAYNLSAQGPILPINAALLALTPISAFRPRRWRGALLPNTAYVVIEVLEDDKRPVAAVADHEEVRRVRRVEVLSDKSISMRMLFDPGHSLEERILREQFGY
- a CDS encoding response regulator, encoding MFRIDFNKLRFLVCDDNPHMRRILRTLLHSFGAREVYEAEDGATALEMYSHYVPDIVITDWAMPIFDGLELAQMIRQPESKGNPYAPIIMLTGHSEKRRVTVARDAGVTEFLAKPISAKGLYQRILNVVANPRPFIKTKTYFGPDRRRNTNSAYMGPERRVGEKHEVLQQPSLLDKARSSI